Below is a window of Poecile atricapillus isolate bPoeAtr1 chromosome 2, bPoeAtr1.hap1, whole genome shotgun sequence DNA.
CCCCACAGAGGACATCGAAGGCCACCAGGTCCCCCGGCTGCTCCTGGTCCCCACGGAAGTCCCGGAGCCAgcgcagggacagggacagctgctgGTCACGGATGGTGGCATCGGCTGGGACAgcatggggacatcatggggacatcatggggacaccgtggggacagggacagggacatggggacagggacagctgctgGTCACGGATGGTGGCAtcggctgggacagggacaaggacagggacatcatggggacaccgtggggacattggggacatcatggggacagggacagggacatggagacagggacagggacatggggacagggacatggggacagggacagctgctgGTCACGGATGGTGGCATcggctgggacaggggacagcatggggacatcatgggaACAccgtggggacattggggacatcatggagacagggacagggacatggggacagggacatggggacagggacagctgcaCATCACAGATGGTGGCATcggctgggacaggggacagggacatcatggggacaccgtggggacagggacatggggacagggacagggacatggggacagggacagctgctgGTCAGGGATGGTGGCAtcggctgggacagggacaaggacagggacatcatggggacaccgtggggacattggggacatcatggggacagggacagctgctgGTCAGGGATGGTGGCATcggctgggacaggggacagcatggggacatcatggggacaccgtggggacagggacagggacatggggacagggacagctgctgGTCACGGATGGTGGCAtcggctgggacagggacaaggacagggacatcatggggacaccgtggggacattggggacaccatggggacagggacagggacatggggacagggacagggacatggggacaccatggggacagggacatggggacagggacagggacatggggacaccatggggacagggacatggggacagggacagggacatggggacagggacagctgcaCGTCATGGATGGTGGCATCGGCTGAGACAGGGACACaacatggggacatcatggggacaccgtggggacagggacagggacatggggacagggacatggggacagggacagcagcacgTCACGGATGGTGGCATCggctgggacatggggacagggacatcatggggacatcatggagacattggggacatcatggggacaccatggggacattggggacatcatggggacatcatgAGGACATGGGATCTGGAGAAatggggacagacacagggacagggacatggggacaccacggggacagggacagggacatggggacacaggacatggggacatggggacaccgtggggacagacacagggacacccatagggacaccagggggacacaGTGACAGAGGGACACCGAGGGACAAGGACACCGGGACACAGCCGGACACCGCCCCAACACCCCGAGCCCCTCCCCCAGTGCCACACCCGGTGTCCCTCCCGTGCCACCACCGTGTCCCCCCTCTCTGTCACCGTGTCCCCCCGTGCCACCACCATGTCCCCCCCGTGCCACcactgtgtcccctctgtgccacCACTGTGTCCACCCCATGCCACCAGCATGTCCCCCCGTGCCAtcaccgtgtcccccccgtgccaccaccgtgtcccccccatgCCACCACGTCCCCCCCACGCTGTCACCATGTCCCCCCCGTGCCACCAccatgtcccccccatgtcaCCACCATGTCCCTCCCATGCCACCACCGTGTCCCCCCCACGCTGTCACCGTGTCCCCCCTGCGCCACCACCATGTCCCCCCCGTGCTGTCACCGTGTCCCCCCACTCTGTCACCGTGTCCCCCCTCTCCACCAccgtgtcccccctgtgctgTCACCGTGTCCCCCCACTCTGTCACCGTGTCCCCCTCTTGCCACCACCGTGTCCCCCCCTCTCCATCACCGTGTCCCCCCCCGCGCTGTCACCGTGTCCCCCCCACGCTGTCACCATGTCCCCCCCATGCCACCACCATGTCCCCCCCGTGCTGTCACTGTGTCCCGCCTGTGCCACCACCGTGTCCCCCCCTCCACCACCATGTCCCCCCCCATGCCACCAGCGTGTCCCTGCCATGCCACCACCGTGTCCCCCCTCTCTGTCACTGTGTCCCCCCCACGCTGtcaccgtgtcccccccgtgccACCACCGTGTCCCCCCCGCGCTGTCACCGTGTCCCCACTCACGCGCGGGCGCCTGCAGGTGGGTGCAGCCCAGGTACCCCACGACCCTCCGGCCCTGCCGCGTCCCCAGCAGCACCtgtggggttggggacaccaaCCGCGGTCACCGCGTCACCTGGGCCACCACCCCGTcacccccccgccccgcccccctTACCTGGGCCACCAGCAGCCCCTTGTTGGCCAGCGCGTCCTCGCGGGCGGCCACGGGGAAGGGGTGGAAGCGGGCGGCGGTCAGCGGGAAGCGGCTGGCCAGGAGGAGGCCACTGCCCAGCACCCGCAGCCGGCCGCAGCGCAGCCCCCCCGGGCCCACCCCCCACAGCACGTAGGGAAAATGGCGGCCCAGCTGCCGGCGCAgcgcggcggccgcggcggcgTCGAACACCTCCTGGAGGCACAGGAAGTCGGTGTCCGGCGGGACGCGGGCGGTCAGCACCGGCGGCATGGGGTCGGGCAGAGGGATCGGCCGCTCCGGCCTCGGAGATGGGGAGGGTGCCGGGGTCAGTGCCGGGTCAGCGATTGGACGAGGGTTGGTCATCGGTGTTGGGTTGGTCATCGTTGGGTTGGTCATCGTTGGGGTGGTCATCGTTGGGTTGGTCATCATCACTGGATTGGTCATCATTGGATGGGTCATCATTGGGTTGGTCATCGGCGTTGGGTTGGTCATCATTGGGTTGTTTATTGTTGGGTTGGTCATTGGTGTTGGGTTGGTCATCGTTGGATTGGTCATCATCATTGGGTTGGTCATCATTGGATGGGTCATCATTGGGTTGTTCATCGTTGGGTTGGCCATCATCACTGGATTGGTCATCATTGGATGGGTCATCATTGGGTTGGTCATTGTTGGGTTGGTCATCGTTGGGTTGGTCATTGGTGTTGGGTTGGTCATCGTTGGGTTGGCCATCATCATTGGGTTGGTCATCAGTGTTGGGTTGGTCATCGTTGGGTTGGTCATTGGTGTTGGGTTGGTCATCATTGGGTTGTCCATCATCGTTGGGTTGTCCATCACTGTGTTGTCCATCACTGTGTTGTCCATCATCGTTGGGTTGTCCATCACTGTGTTGTCCACCACTGTGCTGTCCACCATTGTGCTGTCCACCACCACCTCCGGCCACACCCCCGCTCTCCCCCCCACCTCCGACTGACCACCGGCCGTCCGTGCGTCCACCCCGGTGCGTCCCCCCCGATCCTCCATCCCCCCGTAACCTCCCCCCTTCCCACGCCCCATCTCCAGCAACCCCCGGCGACATCCAGAaccttcctcatcctctccGGCCGCCGGCCGCTGACCACCGCCGAGTGCCCGGCCGATGACCGCGGCTCTGCGCCGGCCGTGTCCGAGGTTGCTGAACCTGGCCAGGCCGTCGGGCAGCAGGCACACGTTGGCGCTCAGGAAGGTGAAACCCCTGGAGGTCCTGGCGTCCCACGGCCGCGGCGTGGCCGCTCCGGCCGCGCGCTGCTGGACGAATGACCGGCGTTTGGCCTGAGCCGGGAGCCACAGCGCCAGGCCCAGCAGCGCCGGTGGAAGCgccagcagaaccagcagaaCCAGCACCGGTGCCACCACCAGCCTGGTGGCCACAGCCAGGCAGTGACCGGCCCGGTGGCGCCGCCAGCTCGCCCGCTGGGCCGTGgtgggctgcagggacagcagatgGTCCAGTGACCAGTAGCCGGGGGCCAGCAGAGCTTCGGCCACCGCGGCCACCACGGCCACAGCCAGGTTGGGGAAGGGGGTGTCGGGCAGAGTGGACGGAGGTGGCCACGGCATGgccggggggtcctggggggctcctgggtCCGGTCGGGGGGCTCAGGTGGGGTCGGTGGGACCTGTGGGGGGAGATGGCGGtgagggggaggggacagcggaGCGGTCAGTGTCACCGGGAGGGTCCCCGGACGGAGAGGGACACGCGAGAACCGGCAGAGGGACCCCCGGGAACCCAGAGTgagacccccaggacccccagggaaCTCAGAGTGAGACCCCCTCCCCATcctggtcactgtggtcactgtggtcactcagtggtcactcagtggtccCTCTGGTCACTGTGGTCCCTGTGGTCACCCAGtccctgtggtcactgtggtcccTGTGGtccctgtggtcactgtggtcagcCGGTCACTGTGGTCAGCTGGTCACTGTGGTCCCTGTGGtccctgtggtcactgtggtcactcagtCACTGTGGTCCCTGTGGtccctgtggtcactgtggtcactcggtcactgtggtcactgtggtcccTGTGGtccctgtggtcactgtggtcagccggtcactgtggtcactgtggtcactgtggtcactgtggtccctgtggtcactgtggtcactgtggtcactcgGTCACTGTGGtccctgtggtcactgtggtcactgtggtcactgtggtcactcagtggtccCTGTGGtccctgtggtcactgtggtcactgtggtcactcagtggtcactgtggtcactcaatggtcactcagtggtcactgtggtcactgtggtcactcagtggtcactcagtggtcactgtggtcactgtggtcacccggtccctgtggtcactgtggtcactgtggtcactgtggtcccTGTGGtccctgtggtcactgtggtcactgtggtccctgtggtcactctggtcactgtggtcactgtggtcacccagtccctgtggtcactgtggtcccTGTGGtccctgtggtcactgtggtcagcCGGTCACTGTGGTCAGCTGGTCACTGTGGTCCCTGTGGtccctgtggtcactgtggtcactgtggtcactcgGTCACTGTGGTCCCTGTGGtccctgtggtcactgtggtcactcgGTCACTGTGGtccctgtggtcactgtggtcactgtggtcactcggtcactgtggtcactgtggtcactgtggtcactcgGTCACTGTGGtccctgtggtcactgtggtcactgtggtcactcggtcactgtggtcactgtggtcgCTCTGGTCCCTCTGGTCCCTGTGGTCACTCAGTCCCTGTTGTCAGCCGGTCCCTGTGGtccctgtggtcactgtggtcactgtggtcactgtggtcactcagtggtcacacagtggtcactgtggtcactgtggtcactgtggtccctgtggtcactgtggtcactgtggtcactgtggtcactgtggtcactgtggtcacccggtccctgtggtcactgtggCCACTCAGTGGTCATtcagtggtcactgtggtcactgtggtcactgtggtcactcgGTCcatgtggtcactgtggtcactgtggtcacctGGTCCCTGTGGTCAGCCagtcactgtggtcactcagtggtcactcagtggtcactgtggtcactgtggtcactcagtggtcactcagtggtcactgtggtcacccGCTCACCGCAGGAAACTCGGAGCGAcgccccctcccccaccccggccACCACCGTGGGaaattcccctcccccaccccccaaacccccgtGGGAAACTCACCTGGCcggagcccctcccccactccaACCATCACCGTGGGaaattcccctcccccaccccccaaacccccgtGGGAACCTCACCTGGccgcagcccctcccccaccccggccACCACCGCGGGAAATTCCCGCGGCCGGGagctgcccctcccccctccgGCCACCGTGGGAACCTCCCGGGAATGTCACCTGTCCCCGGGAATGTCACCTGTCCCCCCCGGGAATGTCATCTGTCCCCTCCaatgtcacctgtcccctccaaTGTCACCTGTCCCCCCGGAAATGTCACCTGTCCCCCCCGGGAATGTCACCTGTCCTCGGGAATGTCACCTGTCCCCCcgggagggggggaggggcacgggacccctccccccacGGGaccacccctccccccccccccgggaccccctcagGTGGGTCCGGCCCGGAGGAGCCGCTCCcgtcccttcccctcccccacgGTGGTGGCACCTGagcccccagggaccccccgggaccccctcacCTGGCCTGGGGCTTGGGGGGGGTCAGGAGACAGGTGAGTCCTGGTCCCTGAGTCTGGACAGGTGAGGCCCAGCCAGGTGAGTCCTCTGATCCTGTCCAGGTGAGTCCTGGTCTCTGATCCTGTCCAGGTGAGTCCTGGTCCCTGAGTCTGGACAGGTGAGTCCCAGCCAGGTGAGTCCTCTGATCCTGTCCAGGTGAGTTCTGGTCCTGGTCCTGTCCAGGTGAGTTCCAGCCAGGTGAACCCTGGTCCCTGAGTCCTGTCCAGGTGAGTCCCGGCCAGGTGAGGCCCAGCTCCTGATCTTGTCCAGGTGAATCCCAGCCAGGTGAGTCCTCTGAGCCTGTCCAGGTGAGTCATGACCAGGTGAGTTCCGGCCCCTGAGCCCGGCCAGGTGAGTCCTGGCCAGGTGAACCCTGGTCCCTGAGTCTGGACAGGTGAGGCCCAGCCAGGTGAGTCCCCTGATCCTGTCCAGGTGAGTCCCAGCTCCTGATCATGTCCAGGTGAGTTCTGGTCCCTGATCCTGTCCAGGTGAGTCCCAGTCAGGTGAGTCCCCTGATCCTGTCCAGGTGAGTCCTGTCCAGGTGAACCCTGGTCCCTGAGTCTGGACAGGTGAGTCCTGGTCCCTGATCCTGTCCAGGTGAGTTCCAGCCCCTGAGCCCAGCCAGGTGAGTCCTGTCCAGGTGAGTCCCAGCTCCTGATCCTGTCCAGGTGAGTTCTGGCCAGGTGAGTCCTGTCCAGGTGAGTCCCAGCTC
It encodes the following:
- the LOC131575570 gene encoding sphingomyelin phosphodiesterase 5-like produces the protein MPWPPPSTLPDTPFPNLAVAVVAAVAEALLAPGYWSLDHLLSLQPTTAQRASWRRHRAGHCLAVATRLVVAPVLVLLVLLALPPALLGLALWLPAQAKRRSFVQQRAAGAATPRPWDARTSRGFTFLSANVCLLPDGLARFSNLGHGRRRAAVIGRALGGGQRPAAGEDEEGSGCRRGLLEMGRGKGGGYGGMEDRGGRTGVDARTAGGQSEVGGRAGVWPEVVVDSTMVDSTVVDNTVMDNPTMMDNTVMDNTVMDNPTMMDNPMMTNPTPMTNPTMTNPTLMTNPMMMANPTMTNPTPMTNPTMTNPTMTNPMMTHPMMTNPVMMANPTMNNPMMTHPMMTNPMMMTNPTMTNPTPMTNPTINNPMMTNPTPMTNPMMTHPMMTNPVMMTNPTMTTPTMTNPTMTNPTPMTNPRPIADPALTPAPSPSPRPERPIPLPDPMPPVLTARVPPDTDFLCLQEVFDAAAAAALRRQLGRHFPYVLWGVGPGGLRCGRLRVLGSGLLLASRFPLTAARFHPFPVAAREDALANKGLLVAQVLLGTRQGRRVVGYLGCTHLQAPAPDATIRDQQLSLSLRWLRDFRGDQEQPGDLVAFDVLCGDLNFDNCSRGDAQNQQHPLFQEFWDPARRRPGQDQPWAIGTLLDCLKIYEQPVSNPEEMERTLSEPWGRGQFLAGPILSSGALDPMAERPWQGRRVDVVLLRRNPELTTEVTGLSVITQLATLSDHLPVALRLRVGPADL